The Pseudomonas putida nucleotide sequence TGGGGGCGCGCAGCGCGGGCTTTGAATACATGCAGGCCGGCCAGGTATGCTTTCAGCCCATGGCCGGCGTGGTCACGGTCAACAATGCCGAGGCCTATTCGGCGGCATGCCTGGCGGGCCTTGGCTTGATCCAGGTGCCGGCAGTGGGTGTGGCGCATCACCTGGCAAGCGGCGAGCTGGTGGAGGTGATGCACGGCTGGCAGGCACAGGCCATGCCGGTGTCCTTGCTGTATGCCCGGCAACGGCATGTGCCACGTAGGGTCCAGGCTTTCATGGGCTGGCTGGGCGGGCTGCTGGCGTCGCAGGTCGACGCCATGCCAGTCGATCTCATGCCAGACGACGAAAACCTTGGCACAACGATGAGCACATGAGCTAGGCTGCCCACTGCGCGTCGCCCATCAGAGGCGACCGTTGCCTGCCTGGCGTGCGTCACTTCCGTTCATTTGCGAGGTTACGCCATGGCCATCACTTCCCAGGACATCTGCAGCGCTGCCGACCAGCTCAATGGTTTTGTCGGCTTTCACGGCAAGCGCGGCGTCCATATCGTGCGGTTTTCCGAGGACGCGTTCGGCATGGACGTGGCGGATGACAGCATCACCCCCTGCAACGAATTCGTCTGGCGGCCACAACAGGGCGCGCGCATGGCACTGTGCCGGGAGCGTCTGGCGCTGTTGCTGGAGCAGCATGTGGATGACCGGCTGAACATCGGCGAGCCATTGCGCATCTACCTGCGGCGCAGCGATTTGCCGGAGATCGTGGCCGAGCGCTCGCTGCGCTGAGCAGGTTCAGGTGGCATCGGCAGAGCAACCCGGCCTGTGTTGCAACAATTGCTCGAAGCCGGCCCTGTCCAGTGGCCGGCTCAGGTAATAACCCTGCACTTCATGACAATTGTCCCTGGCCAGGGTTTGCAGCTGCTGTTCGGTTTCCACCCCCTCGGCGGTCACGGTAAGCCCCATCGCCTGGCCCAGGTTGATGATGGCCTGCACCACCGCCCGGTCGTTGCCGGTGGCGTTGGCCAGGCCGGCGATGAAGCGCTTGTCGATCTTGATGCTGTCGAACGGATAGGTGCGCAGATAACCCAGCGACGAGTAGCCTGTACCGAAGTCGTCCATGTTCAGCCGAACGCCCAGCTCCTTGAGCGCGAGCATGGTGCCCAGGGCGCCTTCGATATCGTTGAGCATCACGTTCTCGGTTATCTCCAGCTCCAGCCGCTGGGCGGGGAAGCGTGTTTCCAGAAGGATCTCGCGAATGTCGGCAACCACGTCGCTGCGCATGAACTGCGCCGGTGACAGGTTTACCGACACCAGCAGGTGCTCCGGCCAGTCGAGTGCACTGCGGCACGCTTCGCGCAGTACCCAGCGTCCCAGGGTGACGATGAGCTCGCTTTGCTCGGCCAGCGGTATGAAGGTATCCGGGGCAAGCAGGCCTTCTTGCGGATGTTGCCAGCGCAGCAGGGCTTCGACCGAAACGATGCGCAAGTCGCCCAGGCGGTAGCGTGGCTGGTAATGGAGAACGAACTCGTTGTTGTTCAGCGCGCGGCGCAGGTCATTTTCCAGTTGGCGGCGATACTGGATCTGCTGGTTCATCTCGGCGCTGAAGTAGCGCCAGGTGCCTTTGCCATCGGCCTTGGCCTGGTAGAGGGCGATGTCCGCACAACGGATCAGCTCGCCAGCATCGAAACCTTGATTGCGTGTCTGGGCGATGCCGACGCTGGCGCCGATGTGCAACTGATGGCTTTCGAAGGCGATGGGCTGTTGCAGCAATTCGATGAGCCGCCGGCACAGCTTGTCGATCTCGCTGCGGTTATCCATGCCGGTGAGCACCAGGACGAACTCGTCACCGCCCAGACGCGCCACCAGGTCAACGTCACGCGTGGTGTCACGCAGGCGCGCGGCGATCTCTTGCAGGACTGCATCACCTGCCGCGTGGCCAAGGGAGTCGTTGATGGGCTTGAAGTTGTCGAGGTCGAGCAGCAGCAGGGTCAGCGGCGGCGAGTCACTGCCGCGCAGCAATGCCTGTTCGAGGTGCCGGGCCAGCTTGTTGCGGTTGGCCAGGCCGGTCAGCGGGTCGTGCAGCGACAGGTGCTGGATGCGCGCATGGGCCTCGACTTCGTCGGTGATATCGCTGGCCGTGCCGCGAAAGCCGGCGAGCTTGCCATCGAAGCGGATCGCCCGGGCTGAAATCCGGCAGTAGCGGCTCAGGCCGTTGTGGTCGAGGTAGGCACAGCGCAGGTTGGCCGGTTGCTCCGAATCGGCCTCGGCCTGGGCGTCGAGCCACGGAGAAAGGGGAGTGGTTTCACAGCTGAGCAACTGGTTGAGCGGCTGGCCCAGCCAGACCTCGACCGGGTCGCCGGTGACCTTGACGAATCGTTGTGACAGATAGGTCAGCCGTTGCTGGCGGTCGGTCTCCCAGATCCAGTCGGACGCAGCCTCGGCGACCGCGCGAAAACGCTGTTCACTGGCTTCCAGCGCCTGGTTGCTTTCCTGCAGGCGCTCAAGGCTGAGGTCGATGGCGCGGGAGCTGCGCAGCGCATGGCGAAACAGATAGAGCATGACCAAGGCCAGTATCAGCAGTGCGCAAATCAAGGGCGGCAGCACGGCCCATAGCAGTTGTCGCCCAGGCTGCGGGCTGGTCCAGGTCAGGTGGTAGCCGGTGTCGCCCAGGGCGATTTGTTGCTGGGGGCGGTCGTGCTCGCCGTTCTTTTCGATGTGCATGTGCGCAAGGCCTGCACCCGCGCCCAGGCGCTCTAGCTTGGCTTCGGTGAGCTGGTCGACGAACAGCATGACCGGTGCCTGGCTCACCTCCTGCGCGGAAACATCCCGGTCCGGGCGCACGGCGGCAGCGCTGAGCACTGCTGGCCAGTTGTTGAACATGACGAAGCGGGTAATCTGCTCGCGGGCGCTGGCGGCCCCACGTGCCGCGTCGATGACTGCGGCCAGGGGGGTATCGATGAAGCTGCCAGCATCCGCCTGGGTCGGCGCCCCCTTGAAAAGCGCATAGGTGGTGCGTTGGTCCTCCACCACGAATACCCCTTCGTAGCCGCTGGCGCTGTACAGCGACTCGCCGACATTCTTTTCTTCATAGGCCCACTGCCAGTCGACCTTGCCAGCCAGGTGTTCGAAGGCGGCGTCCCACACCGCGTAGCTGGAAAGAAACTGCCTGGAGGCCAGCAACCGTTGTTCCAGCGCCTGGGTGGCATGGAACGCACTGCGTTGCTGCTCCTGTTCGTCGAGCGTGGCGGCGATATTGAACAAGGCACCCAGCGTGACCAGGCAGGCGAGGCCGAAAACGACGCAGAAGCCGCCAATCAGATGACGCACCTGGAGGCGGGGGAGGGGGCTGGCGGTCCTGGCCATGCGCGAACAACTCCTTGTTGACTGCAGTCCCCTGCCGGGCAATCAGCAAGGAGGTTCAGTCAGGATAGGCCAGCCTGAGCGGGGAGGCCTCGCCTTGGGCGAAATTGACCTGGTCGCGACCGCGGCGCTTGGCGCTGTACAGCGCCTTGTCGGCCTGCTCCAGCCAGTGCTCGGGGGACTGGAGGTCGGCATGGAACGCCGCCAGGCCAATGCTCAGGCTGATGCGCAGGTGCGGCAGCTGCGGGTTGCGGTAGCTGGCGACCTGTTCGCGCAGGCGCTCCATGGCCTGGCAGGCCTGAGCCTCGCTGGTGGCGGGGAGGATCACGCAGAACTCATCGCCGCCGTAGCGCCCGGCCTGGTCGGACTCGCGCAGGTTGCGCTTGAGCTGCTCGCTCATCTGGCGCAGTACGCAATCGCCGACCACGTGGCCGAAGGTGTCGTTGATGGTCTTGAAGTGATCGATGTCGATCAGCGCGATCACTGCGGGCGACTGTTGTTGCCGGCAGGCCTGGAACCTGAGCAGCAGCAGGTCTTTCCAGGCGCCGTGGTTGAGCAGGCCGGTCAGGCTGTCGGTCAGGCTCAGGGCGCTGAGGCGGCGCTTGTGCTCGGCCAGTTTGATTGCCAGACGGTAGCAAACCCAGCCAAGGGCCAACGGATAGAGGGTCAGCATGGGCAGGCAGGCGTAGATCTGCAGCGCCGTGGCGTTCAGCTGCAGCCCGGTGCCCAGTAGCGTGCTGGCCAGCAGGATGCCGGCCAGTTGAGCCATGATCCCGCGAACGATCAGGCGCTTGCCGCCCGCCGCGACGTTGTTCATGGTCATCATCGACAGTACGGTCACGCTCGGCAGCGGGTTGAAGTGCATGGCCGCAGTCCAGAAACCGCCTAGCAGCGAGTCCAGCAGCATGTTGCGCTGTTCCGCCTGATAAGGGGACGCCGAACGCGATGCCCACTGATAGGCGACATGTGGCCAGAGCAGGCCATTGAACAGCAGAAGCACCCAGACCCAGGTTGGCGGCGACAGCGGCGCCACGGCAGCGGCTACGCTGAACAGGCCGATCCCCAGGCCGATGACACGCGGAAGGTAGATGCGCCTGACGAAAGAAAGTCCCTTGCCGCTGCGATTGTCCATCATGGTCGTTGATCTTCTGCTGGGGTGCCGTTTATCGCATAACTCACGTGAATATTGTTGAACAGTGTTTCATCGGCGAAAAATGACCTTACAAGCCAATTCACGGTTGATGTGATCCCAGTGGGGTAACATGAAGCCTTTCCTCTTGCTTGGAGTGTTGCTGCTCATGGCTCCCATGGCGAATCCTGGCGACCGATCGGCGCCGCAGCGGGACGGACGCTTTCACAACCAGGCCAGCCTGCCCCAGGATGGCGTGCTGAAGAAGCTGCGCATCGGCCTCAAGTACCTGTTCCTGCGCAAGCCGCCGGAAACCCGGCCGGCGGCCGCAATCAGCGTGCAGCCCATGACCCGCCAGCAGGTGCTCGATGCGCCGGACCACAGCCTCTGGCGCCTGGGCCATTCCACAGTATTGCTCAAGCTGCGTGGTCGCTACTTCATTACCGACCCGGTCTTCGCCGAGCGCGCCTCGCCGGTGCAATGGGCCGGGCCGCTGCGCTTTCATGCGCCACCGCTGGGGCTGGATGAGCTGCCGCCGCTGACGGCGGTAATTCTGTCCCACGACCATTTCGACCACCTCGATGAGCAGGCGATACGCCGGCTGGCTCCGCGTGCCGAGCGCTTCCTTGCGCCGCTCGGGGTGGGGGACCTGCTGATCGAGTGGGGGGTGCCTGCTGCAAAGGTCGTGCAACTGGACTGGTGGCAGGAAACCGAAGTCGAGGGTGTGCGTTTCGTTGCCACGCCCGCGCAACACTTCTCCGGGCGTGGCCTGTTCGACAGCAACCGCACCTTGTGGGCTTCCTGGGTGCTGATAGATGACCAGACGCGTGTGTTCTTCAGCGGTGATACCGGTTACTTCGCCGGCTTTGCTGAAATCGGCGAGCGCTTCGGGCCGTTCGACCTGACGTTGATCGAAACGGGAGCCTACAACGTGGCCTGGCCCAACGTGCACATGCAACCTGAGCAGAGCTTGCAGGCACACCTGGATTTGCGCGGGCGCTGGATGTTGCCGATTCATAATGGCACCTTCGACCTGTCCATCCATGGCTGGCAGGAGCCGTTCGAGCGCATCGTCGCGCTGGCAGCTGCAGCCCAGGTGCGGCTGAGTACGCCACAGATGGGCGAGCAGGTCAGTATCGACTCACCGCACGAGGGGCAGAACTGGTGGCAGCCGCACCCGGCGCGACAGCGGGGTAGGGCGGCCGAACGGGCATTGGCGGCGCGCTGAGTTCAGTCCCGGTGTTGCTGACCTTCTTTATCCTTTAATAGTTGCGATGGCGGCTTGCCGCTGTCGCTGCGAACCTGGGCATGGCTGATCAGGGCGAAGATGAAACTGCCACCGATGATGTTGCCAGCCAGGGTCGGCAAGGCGAATGCCAGCCAGAAGCTGCGCCAGGTTTCGTCGCCCGCCCATACCAGGTAGGAGACTTCTACCGAGCCAACGACGATATGGGTGAAGTCACCCAGCGCCATCAGGTAGGTGATCATCAGGATGATCCAGATCTTGGCCTGCTCCATGGACGGGATCATCCAGACCATGGTGGCGATCATCCAGCCCGATACGATGCCTTTGGCGAACATCTGGCTGATGTCGTTCTTCATTACCTTGCGCCCGACTTCGAGGAAGGCTACGTCGGTCTTGCTGTCGAAGATCGGCAGTTCGAGCATCACCCAGG carries:
- a CDS encoding formate/nitrite transporter family protein, producing the protein MSDAQSEKTPGLSADEEKEVSHNQPPRAAVLHEIIRSQGDQELQRTLAALWWSALAAGLTMGLSLMAMGLFYARLPEGESAQVIASIGYSAGFLAVILARQQLFTENTLTAVLPVMTTPTLANLGRLLRLWSVVLLGNLAGTLLVAWVMLELPIFDSKTDVAFLEVGRKVMKNDISQMFAKGIVSGWMIATMVWMIPSMEQAKIWIILMITYLMALGDFTHIVVGSVEVSYLVWAGDETWRSFWLAFALPTLAGNIIGGSFIFALISHAQVRSDSGKPPSQLLKDKEGQQHRD
- a CDS encoding diguanylate cyclase; translation: MDNRSGKGLSFVRRIYLPRVIGLGIGLFSVAAAVAPLSPPTWVWVLLLFNGLLWPHVAYQWASRSASPYQAEQRNMLLDSLLGGFWTAAMHFNPLPSVTVLSMMTMNNVAAGGKRLIVRGIMAQLAGILLASTLLGTGLQLNATALQIYACLPMLTLYPLALGWVCYRLAIKLAEHKRRLSALSLTDSLTGLLNHGAWKDLLLLRFQACRQQQSPAVIALIDIDHFKTINDTFGHVVGDCVLRQMSEQLKRNLRESDQAGRYGGDEFCVILPATSEAQACQAMERLREQVASYRNPQLPHLRISLSIGLAAFHADLQSPEHWLEQADKALYSAKRRGRDQVNFAQGEASPLRLAYPD
- a CDS encoding bifunctional diguanylate cyclase/phosphodiesterase gives rise to the protein MARTASPLPRLQVRHLIGGFCVVFGLACLVTLGALFNIAATLDEQEQQRSAFHATQALEQRLLASRQFLSSYAVWDAAFEHLAGKVDWQWAYEEKNVGESLYSASGYEGVFVVEDQRTTYALFKGAPTQADAGSFIDTPLAAVIDAARGAASAREQITRFVMFNNWPAVLSAAAVRPDRDVSAQEVSQAPVMLFVDQLTEAKLERLGAGAGLAHMHIEKNGEHDRPQQQIALGDTGYHLTWTSPQPGRQLLWAVLPPLICALLILALVMLYLFRHALRSSRAIDLSLERLQESNQALEASEQRFRAVAEAASDWIWETDRQQRLTYLSQRFVKVTGDPVEVWLGQPLNQLLSCETTPLSPWLDAQAEADSEQPANLRCAYLDHNGLSRYCRISARAIRFDGKLAGFRGTASDITDEVEAHARIQHLSLHDPLTGLANRNKLARHLEQALLRGSDSPPLTLLLLDLDNFKPINDSLGHAAGDAVLQEIAARLRDTTRDVDLVARLGGDEFVLVLTGMDNRSEIDKLCRRLIELLQQPIAFESHQLHIGASVGIAQTRNQGFDAGELIRCADIALYQAKADGKGTWRYFSAEMNQQIQYRRQLENDLRRALNNNEFVLHYQPRYRLGDLRIVSVEALLRWQHPQEGLLAPDTFIPLAEQSELIVTLGRWVLREACRSALDWPEHLLVSVNLSPAQFMRSDVVADIREILLETRFPAQRLELEITENVMLNDIEGALGTMLALKELGVRLNMDDFGTGYSSLGYLRTYPFDSIKIDKRFIAGLANATGNDRAVVQAIINLGQAMGLTVTAEGVETEQQLQTLARDNCHEVQGYYLSRPLDRAGFEQLLQHRPGCSADAT
- a CDS encoding DUF2025 family protein — protein: MAITSQDICSAADQLNGFVGFHGKRGVHIVRFSEDAFGMDVADDSITPCNEFVWRPQQGARMALCRERLALLLEQHVDDRLNIGEPLRIYLRRSDLPEIVAERSLR
- a CDS encoding MBL fold metallo-hydrolase, which codes for MKPFLLLGVLLLMAPMANPGDRSAPQRDGRFHNQASLPQDGVLKKLRIGLKYLFLRKPPETRPAAAISVQPMTRQQVLDAPDHSLWRLGHSTVLLKLRGRYFITDPVFAERASPVQWAGPLRFHAPPLGLDELPPLTAVILSHDHFDHLDEQAIRRLAPRAERFLAPLGVGDLLIEWGVPAAKVVQLDWWQETEVEGVRFVATPAQHFSGRGLFDSNRTLWASWVLIDDQTRVFFSGDTGYFAGFAEIGERFGPFDLTLIETGAYNVAWPNVHMQPEQSLQAHLDLRGRWMLPIHNGTFDLSIHGWQEPFERIVALAAAAQVRLSTPQMGEQVSIDSPHEGQNWWQPHPARQRGRAAERALAAR